The genomic interval TGCCAAGGGGAGAGAAATGCAAGTGtgattatttccctttctctttagcCATCTGGACACCCCCtcccaccttttctttcttttggtacCAATTTTGGCCATAGAAGATGGATACATTTTTAAGGTTTTCCTGGATATCCTTGAGTCACCAACTACATGAGGGAAGCTTTCTGACTAAAGGCAAAATTGCATTATTTCTGGATAGCTAGAGTCCTGTGATTCTAAAAACATTCCTAATCATGTACTGTATTACTGAGTTTTTACTGTATGACAGCCATTATTTTAACTTCCACGACGACTCTACAGCTGTACAAGGTAGGTACAattttaccccattttacagatgaggaaactgaattcaGAGAGTTGTCAAGTATCTTGCCCAAGGCCACCACTGTTAGCAAGTGCCAGAGCTGGGACTGAAAGCCCAGGTCTGCCTCCAGAGCCCATATTCATCACCACTCTTCTGTCCTGTGAGAGAATGGCCAGTatgacacttttttaaaaaaaatgaagttcaagGACATGTAGCTAAGGTATTTTAGATAACTGTTTGGCACTCTTAACTCTGATCCTATGAGCTGTAGGGAACAGGAAACTGCAAGTGTGTCCTTATTAACACTTAAGAAGTTTCACAGCACAAAACCATTTCCCTAGGCGGATTTTGTACCTGGGTAAGcaagttttttaaaaggttgaCAGCATCCTTAGATGGCTTCCCTGCTGAACTATTTTCTTGATTAATCAGAATAATAGATGCAGTATGGCAATAGAAGTCAGTCAAATGCCCCTGAAAAAGTGTGGATACAGTCTCAGCTGCTATTCTTGTGTTGCAGTGGGGTAATCAGCAACTCAGGGGGACCCGTAAGAATCTATAGCCTACCAGGTCGAGAAAACTATTCCTCAGTAGTTGCCAATGGCATCCAGTCTCAGACGCTTTCCAGATGGTCTGCTTCTTTCACAGTGACAAGTAGGTACAATTAAAGTGTTCTTACTTTTGTGTAAATATTGtctccccaaccccccaaaaagttttctgcttttctcagcTCAACCTCTGACTCTGATGGAAAAACTTGTGATCAAGACTGGAAGGGTCAACTGTGGGTTAGATTCAGGGGATCCGAAGGGTTAAGGACACACTCAAGCCAAACTTGGGTAAATGGGGGGGAAATTATCTTGCTGTCAGAAGATGGCAGTAGAAAATTGAATTGCCTGCAATCAGAGTGCCCTGACATTTACCAAATAACCCTAACTCAAAAAAACGGGTGAATGAATGTGAATTCATTTTatggtgatcttttaaaaatatgatacaatagCTAAGAATCCATTTTGGTTCTTTGAAACTAGCATGCAGCAATTACTCTTGCAATTGCCATCACTCTATTACATTTATCATCCTATAGAACCCTAAATTAGATTCATTATGCTTTGATggtaaggaaggaagaggaaaaaatagtcttctctttattttaacaGAAGGCAAAAGTGGTACCCAGGAAGCCACAGGACAAGCAGTGTCCACAGCACGTCCAGCAATAGGTATGAAATATGGAACCTATCTCCTAGTTGCCTGGCACAGCATTAAGAAGTTATAAATAAGTGTTATTgataaaagctttcttttttaaaatattgaaacacaAAGCAAATATCTTTACCGGTATATTGCATAGGGGaactttcaattttatatttcaaattccttatccttcttttattttcatttataaactcTACTACTAGACATTCTCTTGAAGTCCTACCATTTCTCCCTGATTTGATAAACTATGCCTAGAAACTGGTCTAAGTAAAAGTACCATGAACTTCTAGTTCCATTTGTCatatgaataaaagaaatgtgTGCATGTCTATTTGAGAAATAGCCAGGGATCTTCCTTTCTAAGACTGTGGCaattttaaagtcaaagaaattAAGAACATTAGAATCTAACTCTGAGTTTCCAATCCTACCTCAACTGTGGGTTTGGGATATCAAAGTCCTGCCTTGGAGGCGTATTAAATATGTAGGTCTGCTACAGTCCTGACTTGTTTCTTTGTTGGGGCATTGCTTCCCTAGTCCAGAAAATCatgaggaaattaatttttttaaaaagtattttcaagaATGACGCTCCTTATCATGAGCTTTTCCCTTGTGGGTCTCTTTCTATGGAACTCTCTTCCTTTTGCTAATGCcaggtgctttttttttgtttcaggtAAACGACTAAAGAAAACACCGGAGAAGAAAACTGGCAATAAGGGTAAGAGTCCGGATATCCATTTGGTAATataacattttctctctctccctcccttctcttgaAACTGCTAATGGAAAGACTTGTTTGGGTGTTCACAGACTGTAAAGCAGACATTGCATTTCTGATCGATGGAAGTTTTAATATTGGGAAACGCCGATTTAATCTACAGAAGAATTTTGTTGGGAAAGTGGCTCTAATGTTAGGAATTGGAACAGAAGGACCGCACGTGGGCCTTGTTCAAGCCAGGTACCAACCTTGTTAAAATGGGAGGAGACTTGAATGATGTCTTGAATGATGACAAATGATCAATCCTTTTAGTAGGTACATTCATTTCAGTTCAATATAAACAAATTGAGGTGTGGACAGTCTGGATTCCCAAATTATAAAGTTAGAATTTAAGACTGCCTGAGCAGACTGGGTAGGTATAATTGCTTCCTTTTTGGAATAAAAGGATTTAGAGAATTATATGCTATCTATTTGAGGACCAGAAGGTAGGCTAAAAGTCTTGTTGCTCATACAGATTACTTCTGCACATCTGCTCTGCTCAATTCCTAATTTCTCTTCGCTGAAGGAGGAAGCAGTGATGATTATTTCTCCTCCTTATTCGGTCGTTATTCTTTTTAGCTCTTTCCATATTCCTTTGATAGGAAATCTGAAGCTTaaccttttatttattgaatagtaGTATTTATTGATGTCTTTTAGGATTATAATATGCTCATTAGAGAAAGCttgaaaaacatataaaacacaaagaaaataatttcccaaATATACCCCTCTGAGATAATCAATGTAAAATGTTGTAtttcctttcagtattttaagaaaatatttgatggtACATAcgtgtgtatttctttttcaaaagctcagattataggggcttccctggtggcgcagtggttgcgcgtccgcctgccgatgcaggggaaccgggttcgcgccccggtctgggaggatcccacatgccgcggagctgctgggcccgtgagccatggccgctgggcctgcgctccggagcctgtgctccgcaacgggagaggccgcagcagagggaggcccacataccacaaaaaaaaaaaaaaaaaaaaagctcagattataaaaatgtcttatagcctgctttttttttaatccctcagTATTTTGAGCATCAAAATACTGATGCTCACAATACTGAGCATTGTGAGCTCAGTATcacaaatattcttcaaaaaattgTTTCATAATGTTCCTTagcatgatttatttaaccattctatTGTTTTTTCACAATTACACTGTGCTGAACATCCTTATGTCATCCTGTGCCATCTCTGATAAATTCATTCGGCTAGattcccagaagtgagattgGGTCAAAGggttctgactttttttttttttgctgtacgcgggcctctcactgctgtggcctctcccattgcggagcacaggctccggacgcgcaggctcaggggccgtggctcacgggcctagccactccgcggcatgtgggatcttcccggactggggcacgaacccgtgtcccctgcatcagcaggcggactctcaaccactgcgccaccagggaagcctgggttcTGACATTTTTAAGGCTTCTGAAATAAACAGTTAAATTGCTTTCTAGAAAGTTGATTCAGTTTAAACTACTATCAGCTGTGTGTAAGGGTGTCACAAGTAggattacaaatatttatatttcatttgttcttgttttttacaATTggttcttagaattttttttggtATAAGAATCTTTAACTTTGTTGATTTATACATAATTTAACCATTGTCccatatcttaaaaaaatgagCTTCTTATTCCATTCATTTGTGATATCAATTTATAACTTTAGACAAATGTTTCTTTGATCCATATGCTAATTATAACATCTTTTCTACAATGctttgattattgtagttttattgtatattttaacatctcATAGGGCAAATTCCcctcaatatttttcttctaatattttttctttgctgtttttttttttctttgctgtttttacCTAACTTTTTCAAGAGGAAAGCTACACTACTTTGTAGACGCATACAAAGACTAGCTTCTTTATAAACTTCCTGatttatgatttttctattttaggaAGAACATTAGAATAGATAAACTATATCAAAAGTTTATATTTAAGTAGAATAAGAGAATGTCTCATTAAGGATGCAAAAGTAAGACTAAATCtcataaataataatttggaTAGTTGAAAAGTgaccataaaaatgaaaaggttaTCGACTCATGAAAACTGATTTTGTGACCCAACCATTACACCAAGTATACAGAAATCATGCCACCAGGTATGCAGAAATACAATGAGTGCTATTTCCTTCAGAAATCTTGACTTAATGGCAATTCATAGTGCTAAGATCTTAAAATTTTGCACTGATGAAATTTTGACTTATCTAAAAGTTTTAAACACAACAAATTGTGCTTTAACTAATTGTTTTCATTCAACATGGTCTCTAATGAACACAGAGTAAGTTATAAAAGCTGAAATTCTTTtactattaaatatgaaaaatcccaaatctattaaaatacacataattgtAAGATTAGCAAATGTCAATATCATTTATCATAAGAAAAATTCAGTAttataatactttataatttgttttcttgtaagttttctcattttaaaaatgttggcCTTAGTGTCACTGAAATTGCCTCTTCTGACCAGAGACCTGGGTTAATAGACCCAGACTATTCAGGGCTTCCAAGGTCCCCTACTGGAGCAGACCTAGACTCACACCCAGCTATGTTCCAACTATCTGGTGCCCAACTCTGCAGATTTCCATTAAGCCCAGTGCCCTGAGCCACCTGGTTTCAGGTGCTTCATATAGTTTAGGAGCCAGACAAACCTGAATTTAAAATGTGGTTATGTTTTGTTGGGTAAATTACCTAAGTGTTCTGGGCCTCCATTTATGCAATAGGGATAATAATTCCTACCTTGTACAGCTATGATGAAATGAGATTATACATGTAGTATGTATTTAGCATATTACCCAGAATACAATAAACCCTCAAGGTAGCAGttgtttttgttacattttttgaaagaacCCTAAAAATTCAAGTAAGGATGCAATATACCCTAGTTGACTGTATGCTGTGGAATTAAGAAACTTTGGCATTGTCcaatttaaagactttttttaaggtatataatgttgcttgtttgttttacatttccaaTTCCTCCTGGAtgacatattttctcttttttgcctaGCGAACATCCCAAAATAGAATTTTACTTGAAAAACTTTACATCAGCCAAAGATGTTTTGTTTGCCATAAAGGAAGTAGGTTTCAGAGGGGGTAATTCCAATACAGGTAAGTAGACTTTGGCATCTGGGATGTAACACAGAGAGGGTTATGAATGATCAGACATGTAAGACAGTATTATGCTATTTTTTATAAGCAGAAGTGAAACTCTTCTTCCTGGCACTGATCTTGGTTAGATCTGCACTTGATATCTgagatatttaatttataatggaaaatgtaCCAAAGGGTTTATTGgtattgctcatttaaaaaaaaataagacgtTGTGACTTATAATCCTCAGGTAGGGCAGATGTCACTTTAGAGAAGTACCTgtttagaatatttaaaagaagcaaagatcAACAGACTCATTAATGAATGCAGATGTGACAGAAAGAACTAGAATAGAATGCTGGACCTTCTGAGGGGAGACTTCTTGTTCTGAGTCCGTAGAGGTACTCATCAGTCACTAAGGGGCTAGATAGAGAGCACAAGTACAGAAGTGGGAGTCAGGTTTATGTTTCTGACTGGTGATTGATGTAAGGAAAGGAAATGTAACGCTCTGGGAGGTAGGTGATGGGGGAAGAAATGTGGGTTGTGAAGACAAAAAATAGGCATGATGGATAATTAAACTTTCCCATCTGATGCATGTGTTAAAGAACTGAGTTCTATATAAGTTAAATTCTTAAACTTGGAGGTATCAAGTTCGTACAGAGAAATAGAAGTGTCATTTTGAGCAGTGGTGCCGTTCcagtttgcttctttttcaaaCCTAGGAAAAGCCTTGAAGCACACCGCCCAGAAATTCTTCACAGCAGACACTGGAGCAAGAAAAGGGATTCCCAAAGTGGTGGTGGTATTTATTGATGGCTGGCCTTCTGATGACGTCGAGGAAGCAGGCATTGTGGCCAGAGAGTTTGGTGTCAATGTATTTATAGTTTCTGTGGCTAAGCCTATCCCTGAGGAACTGGGAATGGTTCAGGATGTTGCATTTGTTGACAAGGTAAGGAGTTGAGAGTGTCTTCTGTTATAGTAGTGATTCAGTTTTGGACCTCTAGGAGTAGTGCTGACTGGCCCATATCTGGATTAACTTTGAAGATTCAAGATtgaatgttttcataattttaaagaaataacttttgATTCCTTTGGTTATCTTTTATGTGTCTCTCCCATTAGGCTGTCTGTCGGAAAAATGGCTTCTTCTCTTACCACATGCCCAATTGGTTTGGCACCACAAAATACGTAAAACCTCTGGTGCAGAAGCTCTGCACTCATGAGCAAATGATCTGCAGCAAGACCTGTTATAACTCAGTGAACATTGCCTTTCTAATTGATGGCTCCAGTAGTGTTGGAGAAAGTAATTTCCGCCTCATGCTTGAATTTGTTTCCAACATAGCTAAGACTTTTGAAATCTCAGACATTGGTGCCAAGATAGCTGCTGTACAGTTCACCTACGATCAGCGCACAGAATTCAGTTTCACTGACTATAGCACCAAAGAGAATGTCCTAGCCGTTATCAGAAACATCCGCTATATGAGTGGTGGGACAGCTACTGGTGATGCCATTTCCTTTACTGTTAGAAATGTGTTTGGTCCTATGAGGGACAGCCCCAACAAGAACTTCCTGGTAATTGTCACAGATGGGCAGTCCTATGATGATGTTCGAGGGCCTGCTGCTGCTGCACATGATGCAGGTAAGGTCCTTGTCCTTTGTCTGGGAAGGGAACTGGGGAGAGGTTCAGTGAATTTTAGGAGTAAATATAAACTTAAGTGTTTGTTTGAACAAACACCTACAGGATGACAGTCattgttctaagagttttaccCAATATTAACTCTTTAATTGTCAAAGCAGCCTTACTAAATCtcattctacagataaggaaacaaactTCCCCAAATCACACACCTAGTAAGTGGTGAGGCCAGTATTAAAAtccaggcaggggcttccctggtaggccagtggttaaggctctgtgcttccactgcagggggcatgggttcaatccctggtcggggagctaagatcccccatgctgtgtgatgtggccaaaaaagtaaaaaaaataaagattttgtaatcctctaaaaaaaaacaaaacaaaacccaggcaAGTGTGGCTAAATCCTTACCTAACCACTGCATTTTGGGGAGAATTGCCATGAGAGCTATGTCATATGTCAAGGAAATATGTTACAGGTTTTCATGTTTGGCTCCAACTTGGAAAATATAACCCCACAATTACAGTTTATCATAACTTACTATGAATCTGCTATTTgataatttatccttttttttagtAGTTTGCAGTCTGCCATGAGTTTTCTAAGATCACCAATTAAGACTTTAACCCTTTTCtactttgatttccttttcagtgtcttttttcccccttgagaTAATGAAACACTTATAAAAGGGTATAAAAAAGTTCTTTCTCTTACCCCAACCTTAATATTACCTTTGGCAAAGGCCACTAGTTCCTGAAGACATTAGCATGTGTGTTGCTGAGATCAACAGGCCAAGAAAAAGCTGAGGTTCCCTTTCCTGGGATAAAAACAGAGTGATTGGGAGtccaataatatttaaaaaacaaaaatgctaactTGGGAGGGGGGGAATGAAGAGCCTTACATTTTTCTATACTCCTCTGTACTTCCTTTTCCCTATTTAATTCCTAATGACTTTtccttttatacatttattagcACCTCTGCTACTGCACCTGTGTACTTTTATAGGTATTGACGGAATACTGTTTTAAGTAGAATAGAGAATGGATACCTGCAATTTAAGCTATATATACCATGGCTTATTTTTATACATGTCTTAATGTATTCTTCAACTAACTTATGTTGAAGACCTTTTTGCTATCATACTCCTTAAGAAGTGTAGCTTACTGAATTTATGGTTAACAGGATTGGATTCAGGCTACATAAAGTGAgctaaataaattcaaatatattctccctaTGTGATTAATTGAACTTCAGGAGGTTGGGCCGCACTATTTTCATGAAAGTTATCCTTTAGTGATGATAGCAAAGTGAAAGTTAACAAAAGCCAGAAGATGGATAGGTGTTCAGGGCTAGGGCAcagctgttttggttttttaactgTAATTATATACTGGGCCTGAGCTAGACAATCTGAGCTTGAATGTAGAattaaaagtgaagaaaactaAAGGGGAGAAATTTTTTTGACTTCTTTcgccagggagaggggaggattaGCTGGTGATGATAAATCAGTAATTGTTTCAAGTAGCTTTTACATCATCGAAACCtgctttatttatgtattaagtATTCACAACTCTGATCACTGTATACCACTAGAAGGGTGATGAAGCTTTGGATAGAAGGGAGTAACTATTTCAGAAACTCTCAAAATTTTATGGGGGATTTCCTCCAGTAGATAGATGGTAGTCTACACTTCATAGACATTTTTTGGCGgtttttgttactttattttggctgcgctgtgcagcatgtaggatcttagttccccaaccagaaatcaaacccgtgccccctgcagtggaagcatggagtcttaaccaatggactgccaggaaagtccctggctGTTTTCGTCATCAGAAAACTTTTGCTTTGGGATTAaagcttgtcattttttttttttttaaataactttatttttggccacatcgggtcttcactgctgtgtgcaggctttgtctagttgctgcgagtgggggctactctatgctgcagtgtgtgggcttctcattgcagtggcttctcttgttgcggagcatgggctctaggcacgtgggcctcagcagttgtggctcgcaggctctagagcacaggctcagtggttgtggcacacaggcttagttgctccgcggcatgtgggatcttcccagaccagggcttgaacccgtgtcccctgcattggcaggcagattcttaactaccgcgccaccagagaagtccctgtcaATTTCTTACTATTGGCCGGTTCGCTAATGCAACACATGTTGAAATGGGAGAAACAGTGATCATTCACAGAGGACTCATCACCATTCCCCAGACAAGGCAAGAGCCTTAGAAAACTTTCATCATTTATATATCCCATCTTGTGTGTCATTCTTTCTTGCTCTATTATACTGGCTATGACTCCAGTTTAACAATTAATTGTGATGATAGCAGGCGGTCCTTTATCATGCCAAACTCAGAGGAGAAGTTTTCACCATTTCACTATGTTTGCTGTAGGGGTTGTTATTTGTCTTTAGATATTATCAGGTTAAGAaagcttccttctctttctagCTTACTGTGTaatatcataaatggatgttgaactttatcaaattatttttttctttcagcgaTCATATGCCTTATCTGTTAAGGTGGTAAACTGCACTGATGGCAAAACCTGTGGTTTTGACCAAACTGTTTAGCCATTCTCCTCACGATTACTGCTAAAACCTGCCCAACAATTTGGTACAGGGGATTTAGTTCTTCAGGCATTACAAGGCAGTTTTGTCTGCAACTATGTACTAAtgtgtgaaaaatatatacacgTAATTTTATACATAAGCTGGAACTTGGTTTTAATTGACTTAAAAATACTTCCATTGTAGGTATCACCATCTTCTCTGTTGGTGTGGCTTGGGCACCTCTGGATGACCTGAAAGATATGGCCTCTAAACCAAAGGAGTCGCATGCTTTCTTCACAAGAGAGTTCACAGGATTAGAACCAATTGTTTCTGATGTCATCAGAGGCATCTGTAGAGATTTCTTAGAATCCCAGCAATAATGGTGACATTTtgataactgaaagaaaaagtgcAAGGGGATGTATAAGTTGTTTCTAGTAATACTGAAATACTATATAGCATACTAAGATCAGACACAAAACTATTAAAGATGGCAAAAATGTAAGCAAATAAGCATTCATTTAAAGCTACCTTCTAATTACAGTTCAGACTCGATTGTTCAAAACACTGCTGAGGCTTCATAATCACGAACCTTAGAAACTCAGGAAAGAGGAGATATCGTAGTTTAAAGTTTTAAGAATTCTATTTTAACATGCATATTAAATGTATAGATATGCAAATTCTATAGCTCAATAAAAGCAGCTGATATTTAGACCCAAATCATTCCTTCTCTCATTCTGTATTACACatataaggaaaatgaaagagaaacacataaggaaaatgagaaacaaatagaaaacagctcAACTTAGTTCAAATATATGTTGACCTATGTTGTCTTAAAACCAGTCAACAATCTGCTTTTAAGATGTTACTTAACATACTAAAAGTTACTTAACATACTAAAAGTTATAATTACAGATGAAATGGAAGCGATTTAGGTATCAAGCCTCTTTTGTAGTGTACTTTCATAATAACGTAACAAATATCACACTGAACAAGATGGAAGAATTGCCtggtatttttctatttatagccttaattttatatgtgtattgATGTATTTGGCTTATACTCTAAAAGTCAACcatgtattgaaaaaaatattaagttggTAAATTTTTACTTACCACTTATAAACACTtaagatttaaagaaaagcacACCTTTCAAAGAGGAGAACTGCAGGAAAGATTATTCTACTTTGACTATTTAAGCAATAAAACTGCTAGTGACTATTATTCTAAGGTGCCTTACTTCTTATTATTCCAAGTGTCTCCCCCTAGGGCATGGTAAAAATTCTATTGATACATTAACCACTTCGTGTGGAAAGACCcgagtttttttcttaaaatcatgcaataaaactaaatatattttctgttccaattatttattgaatgcctactgttTTAGGCATTATGCACAGCCAGTACCAGGTTAAACAGTTGATTACTTGGTTCAACAAAGTTTTGTAATTAATAGTATTTTTACTTAAACATCCTTGTGAAGTTGGTTCCTAAGTGATCAAAACTCCCTTTATGTAACTATCATTACCTCACCAAGAACTCTCCGACGGAAGTGCTGTCATATCTTATCCTGTCTTCTCTAAGGACAGGATCTATCCTCTCTCTCATTCATCTGCACACTCTATTTCCCATCACACATACACTGATCCTATCTGAAATGGTTTACAACCAGTTGACCTGAAAAAGGTGTTAACTGGTTGGAAAATTTATACTCCAACAAATCTTTTGAGTTTAACAATTTTATAGCTTGTGTAAGAGCTTATGTATCAGAGAGCAGAACTGAAACTGCCTTTGACACTACATAAAAATTTGACCAAAGAGAATATGGGAAGTCATGACTCCCCTGACTGCC from Physeter macrocephalus isolate SW-GA chromosome 11, ASM283717v5, whole genome shotgun sequence carries:
- the COCH gene encoding cochlin, with protein sequence MSAAWIPVLCLGVCLLLLLPEPAGSEGAVPIAITCFTRGLDIRKEKADVLCPGGCPLEEFSVFGNIVYASVSSICGAAVHSGVISNSGGPVRIYSLPGRENYSSVVANGIQSQTLSRWSASFTVTKGKSGTQEATGQAVSTARPAIGKRLKKTPEKKTGNKDCKADIAFLIDGSFNIGKRRFNLQKNFVGKVALMLGIGTEGPHVGLVQASEHPKIEFYLKNFTSAKDVLFAIKEVGFRGGNSNTGKALKHTAQKFFTADTGARKGIPKVVVVFIDGWPSDDVEEAGIVAREFGVNVFIVSVAKPIPEELGMVQDVAFVDKAVCRKNGFFSYHMPNWFGTTKYVKPLVQKLCTHEQMICSKTCYNSVNIAFLIDGSSSVGESNFRLMLEFVSNIAKTFEISDIGAKIAAVQFTYDQRTEFSFTDYSTKENVLAVIRNIRYMSGGTATGDAISFTVRNVFGPMRDSPNKNFLVIVTDGQSYDDVRGPAAAAHDAGITIFSVGVAWAPLDDLKDMASKPKESHAFFTREFTGLEPIVSDVIRGICRDFLESQQ